The Lycium ferocissimum isolate CSIRO_LF1 chromosome 10, AGI_CSIRO_Lferr_CH_V1, whole genome shotgun sequence genome window below encodes:
- the LOC132033687 gene encoding serine--tRNA ligase, chloroplastic/mitochondrial-like isoform X1: protein MGVVHCCFTFHSLKLAALPYFSKTLTCRLTPYHPRPLFPLLVRSLSASAVQTAVTAAATDDNKAVKPQWKAAIDFKWIRDNKESVAVNIKNRNSIANLELVLELYEKLLNVQKEVEKLRAERNAVANKMKGKLEPSERQKLIEEGKNLKEELVTLEEDLLKLTDELQQEAQSIPNMTHPDVPLGGEDSSIVRKMVGRPAEFSFAVKDHVQLGKELDLFDFDAAAEVSGSKFYYLKNEAVLLEMGLVNWAVSEAMKRGFTPLTTPEIVRSSVVEKCGFQPRGTNTQVYSIENSDQCLIGTAEIPVGGIHMDSILSDSSLPLKYVAFSHCFRTEAGAAGAATRGLYRVHQFSKVEMFILCRPDESDSYHQELIEIEEQLFSSLGFHFKTLDMATEDLGAPAYRKFDVEAWMPGLGRYGEISSASNCTDYQSRRLGIRYRPESSHSSSSPKKGKNAAPTQFVHTLNATACAVPRMIVCLLENFQQEDGSVIIPEPLRPFMGGLQIIKPKHLQN, encoded by the exons ATGGGAGTAGTGCATTGCTGCTTCACCTTTCATTCCCTGAAACTTGCTGCTCTGCCTTACTTCTCCAAAACCCTAACCTGTCGTCTAACACCTTACCATCCAAGGCCTCTGTTCCCTCTTCTCGTTAGATCCCTTTCTGCCTCCGCCGTCCAAACTGCCGTCACCGCCGCCGCCACCGACGATAATAAAG CGGTGAAGCCTCAATGGAAAGCAGCAATAGATTTCAAGTGGATAAGAGATAATAAGGAGTCAGTTGCAGTTAATATTAAGAATAGAAACTCCATTGCTAATCTGGAGCTTGTTCTTGAGCTCTATGAGAAGTTGCTCAATGTTCAGAAG GAGGTTGAAAAGTTACGAGCGGAGAGAAATGCAGTTGCAAACAAGATGAAAGGAAAACTAGAACCCTCAGAGCGCCAGAAGCTCATAGAAGAAG GAAAGAATCTGAAGGAAGAACTTGTTACTTTGGAAGAAGACCTGCTCAAACTTACAGATGAGCTGCAGCAAGAAGCACAATCGATACCTAATATGACACATCCAGATGTGCCATTAGGAGGGGAAGATTCTTCAATAGTCAGGAAAATG GTTGGTCGGCCTGCTGAGTTTAGCTTTGCTGTTAAGGACCATGTCCAGCTGGGAAAAGAGTTAGATCTGTTTGATTTTGATGCTGCAGCTGAG GTCAGTGGGTCCAAATTCTATTACTTGAAGAATGAAGCAGTTCTTTTAGAGATGGGTCTTGTAAACTGGGCAGTTTCAGAGGCCATGAAAAGAGGTTTTACACCTCTGACAACTCCTGAGATTGTGCGGTCATCTGTGGTGGAAAAATGCGGATTTCAACCCCGTGGAACAAACACTCAG GTGTACTCCATCGAGAATAGTGATCAGTGCCTGATTGGCACCGCTGAGATTCCAGTAGGCGGAATACATATGGACTCCATTCTGTCTGATTCTTCATTACCTTTGAAATATGTGGCTTTCTCCCATTGCTTCCGAACTGAGGCTGGTGCTGCAGGAGCTGCAACTAG GGGACTTTATCGAGTTCACCAGTTCAGCAAGGTGGAAATGTTCATATTGTGCCGACCAGATGAAAGTGATTCATATCATCAAGAACTCATTGAAATTGAAGAACAGCTCTTCTCATCACTCGGATTTCATTTTAA GACATTGGACATGGCAACTGAGGATCTAGGTGCACCAGCATATCGTAAATTTGATGTGGAGGCCTGGATGCCAGGATTGGGCCGTTACGGTGAG ATATCAAGTGCATCAAATTGCACAGATTATCAAAGCCGTCGGCTGGGAATAAGGTATCGTCCCGAATCATCTCATTCATCATCAAGTcctaaaaaggggaaaaatgcAGCTCCAACACAGTTCGTTCACACACTAAATGCTACAGCATGTGCTGTTCCGCGAATGATAGTATGCTTGCTTGAGAATTTCCAGCAAGAAGATGGCTCAGTTATTATACCAGAGCCATTGAGACCATTCATGGGCGGGCTTCAGATTATTAAACCAAAACACCTACAGAACTGA
- the LOC132033687 gene encoding serine--tRNA ligase, chloroplastic/mitochondrial-like isoform X2, producing the protein MGVVHCCFTFHSLKLAALPYFSKTLTCRLTPYHPRPLFPLLVRSLSASAVQTAFVVVNIAVKPQWKAAIDFKWIRDNKESVAVNIKNRNSIANLELVLELYEKLLNVQKEVEKLRAERNAVANKMKGKLEPSERQKLIEEGKNLKEELVTLEEDLLKLTDELQQEAQSIPNMTHPDVPLGGEDSSIVRKMVGRPAEFSFAVKDHVQLGKELDLFDFDAAAEVSGSKFYYLKNEAVLLEMGLVNWAVSEAMKRGFTPLTTPEIVRSSVVEKCGFQPRGTNTQVYSIENSDQCLIGTAEIPVGGIHMDSILSDSSLPLKYVAFSHCFRTEAGAAGAATRGLYRVHQFSKVEMFILCRPDESDSYHQELIEIEEQLFSSLGFHFKTLDMATEDLGAPAYRKFDVEAWMPGLGRYGEISSASNCTDYQSRRLGIRYRPESSHSSSSPKKGKNAAPTQFVHTLNATACAVPRMIVCLLENFQQEDGSVIIPEPLRPFMGGLQIIKPKHLQN; encoded by the exons ATGGGAGTAGTGCATTGCTGCTTCACCTTTCATTCCCTGAAACTTGCTGCTCTGCCTTACTTCTCCAAAACCCTAACCTGTCGTCTAACACCTTACCATCCAAGGCCTCTGTTCCCTCTTCTCGTTAGATCCCTTTCTGCCTCCGCCGTCCAAACTGCC TTTGTGGTGGTGAATATAGCGGTGAAGCCTCAATGGAAAGCAGCAATAGATTTCAAGTGGATAAGAGATAATAAGGAGTCAGTTGCAGTTAATATTAAGAATAGAAACTCCATTGCTAATCTGGAGCTTGTTCTTGAGCTCTATGAGAAGTTGCTCAATGTTCAGAAG GAGGTTGAAAAGTTACGAGCGGAGAGAAATGCAGTTGCAAACAAGATGAAAGGAAAACTAGAACCCTCAGAGCGCCAGAAGCTCATAGAAGAAG GAAAGAATCTGAAGGAAGAACTTGTTACTTTGGAAGAAGACCTGCTCAAACTTACAGATGAGCTGCAGCAAGAAGCACAATCGATACCTAATATGACACATCCAGATGTGCCATTAGGAGGGGAAGATTCTTCAATAGTCAGGAAAATG GTTGGTCGGCCTGCTGAGTTTAGCTTTGCTGTTAAGGACCATGTCCAGCTGGGAAAAGAGTTAGATCTGTTTGATTTTGATGCTGCAGCTGAG GTCAGTGGGTCCAAATTCTATTACTTGAAGAATGAAGCAGTTCTTTTAGAGATGGGTCTTGTAAACTGGGCAGTTTCAGAGGCCATGAAAAGAGGTTTTACACCTCTGACAACTCCTGAGATTGTGCGGTCATCTGTGGTGGAAAAATGCGGATTTCAACCCCGTGGAACAAACACTCAG GTGTACTCCATCGAGAATAGTGATCAGTGCCTGATTGGCACCGCTGAGATTCCAGTAGGCGGAATACATATGGACTCCATTCTGTCTGATTCTTCATTACCTTTGAAATATGTGGCTTTCTCCCATTGCTTCCGAACTGAGGCTGGTGCTGCAGGAGCTGCAACTAG GGGACTTTATCGAGTTCACCAGTTCAGCAAGGTGGAAATGTTCATATTGTGCCGACCAGATGAAAGTGATTCATATCATCAAGAACTCATTGAAATTGAAGAACAGCTCTTCTCATCACTCGGATTTCATTTTAA GACATTGGACATGGCAACTGAGGATCTAGGTGCACCAGCATATCGTAAATTTGATGTGGAGGCCTGGATGCCAGGATTGGGCCGTTACGGTGAG ATATCAAGTGCATCAAATTGCACAGATTATCAAAGCCGTCGGCTGGGAATAAGGTATCGTCCCGAATCATCTCATTCATCATCAAGTcctaaaaaggggaaaaatgcAGCTCCAACACAGTTCGTTCACACACTAAATGCTACAGCATGTGCTGTTCCGCGAATGATAGTATGCTTGCTTGAGAATTTCCAGCAAGAAGATGGCTCAGTTATTATACCAGAGCCATTGAGACCATTCATGGGCGGGCTTCAGATTATTAAACCAAAACACCTACAGAACTGA
- the LOC132033686 gene encoding thylakoid lumenal 29 kDa protein, chloroplastic, producing MVSFASTLPSLVSLVPSPSSINSNASRFSAQPAMICCKFGQEDNNEDRFRRRDILQSVGAAVGMDLIARSSSFVEVANAADLIQRKQRSDFQSKIKTTLFEAMKANPDIIPSILTLALNDAITYDKATKSGGPNGSIRFSSEVSRPENKGLAAALSLLEESKKVIDSDSKGGPISYADLIQFAAQSAVKSTFLASAISKCGGNVEKGTLLYSAYGSNGQWGQFDRTFGRSDAQEPDPEGRVPQWDKASVQEMKDKFKAVGLGPRQLAVMSAFLGPDQAATEALLANDPEVLPWVQKYQRSRETVSRTDYEVDLITTLTKLSSLGQLINYEAYTYAPKRIDVTKLKL from the exons ATGGTCTCTTTTGCTTCAACACTTCCCTCTTTGGTTTCACTGGTTCCTTCACCTTCTTCCATTAACAGCAATGCCTCAAGATTCTCTGCTCAACCT GCTATGATTTGCTGCAAGTTTGGACAAGAGGATAACAATGAGGATCGCTTTCGTAGACGTGATATTCTTCAATCCGTAGGAGCAGCAGTAGGCATG GACTTGATAGCAAGATCCAGCTCGTTCGTTGAAGTAGCTAATGCTGCTGATTTGATACAACGTAAACAGCGTTCAGATTTTCAAT caAAGATCAAGACGACCCTTTTTGAAGCTATGAAG GCAAATCCAGATATAATTCCATCTATACTAACTTTAGCACTTAACGATGCCATCACCTATGATAAG GCAACAAAATCCGGGGGTCCCAATGGATCAATACGTTTCAG CTCAGAGGTCAGCAGACCAGAAAATAAGGGCCTTGCTGCTGCTTTGAGTTTGTTGGAGGAATCAAAGAAGGTTATAGATTCGGATTCCAAAGGTGGACCCATCTCATATGCAGATCTCATCCAGTTCGCTG CACAAAGTGCAGTCAAATCAACCTTTCTTGCTTCTGCAATAAGCAAATGTGGTGGTAATGTAGAGAAGGGAACTTTGTTGTACTCTGCATATGGCTCTAATGGACAG TGGGGCCAATTTGATAGGACATTTGGGAGGTCAGACGCCCAGGAGCCTGATCCGGAGGGGAGGGTGCCTCAGTGGGATAAAGCAAGTGTGCAGGAAATGAAAGACAAGTTTAAAGCCGTTGGCTTGGGCCCTCGTCAG CTAGCAGTAATGTCTGCATTCTTGGGTCCTGATCAAGCTGCGACGGAGGCCCTACTTGCCAACGATCCAGAAGTTCTTCCTTGGGTTCAGAAGTACCAAAGGAGCAGGGAAACAGTATCTCGAACTGATTATGAG GTTGACTTGATTACTACACTTACAAAATTAAGCAGTTTGGGACAACTAATAAACTATGAGGCATATACGTATGCTCCCAAGAGAATTGATGTTACCAAACTCAAGTTGTAG
- the LOC132033691 gene encoding cytochrome c oxidase subunit 6b-1-like: MAEVAASNVPSLSEQYLLKELEEKSPVAASPVEEAEVKAPSTAPTEEVISKTEENTVVESSEVAPAPEESSEAAAEASPAVEPATDESSESTEDETSENQESAVEETPEIKLETAPADFRFPTTNQTRHCFTRYVEYHRCTAAKGEGAPECDKFAKYYRSLCPGEWIDRWNEQRENGTFPGPL, from the exons CAATATTTACTGAAAGAGCTTGAAGAGAAATCCCCAGTGGCAGCAAGTCCAGTGGAAGAAGCTGAGGTTAAGGCCCCCTCAACTGCTCCAACTGAAGAAGTTATTTCCAAGACTGAGGAAAATACAGTGGTTGAGAGCAGCGAAGTTGCCCCTGCACCAGAGGAAAGCAGTGAAGCTGCAGCTGAAGCTTCTCCAGCTGTGGAGCCTGCCACTGATGAAAGCAGTGAAAGTACTGAAGATGAGACGTCAGAAAATCAGGAATCTGCTGTTGAAGAAACCCCTGAGATTAAG CTTGAGACAGCACCTGCTGACTTCCGTTTCCCTACTACAAACCAGACGAGGCACTGCTTTACAAGATATGTTGAATACCATCG GTGCACAGCAGCAAAGGGTGAAGGTGCACCCGAGTGTGACAAGTTTGCCAAGTACTACCGTTCTCTTTGCCCTGGTGAATGG ATTGACAGATGGAATGAGCAGAGAGAGAATGGCACCTTTCCCGGACCATTGTAA
- the LOC132033688 gene encoding histone H3.3, which produces MARTKQTARKSTGGKAPRKQLATKAARKSAPTTGGVKKPHRYRPGTVALREIRKYQKSTELLIRKLPFQRLVREIAQDFKTDLRFQSHAVLALQEAAEAYLVGLFEDTNLCAIHAKRVTIMPKDIQLARRIRGERA; this is translated from the coding sequence ATGGCTCGTACGAAGCAAACTGCCCGTAAATCAACTGGAGGAAAGGCACCAAGGAAGCAACTTGCAACAAAGGCTGCCCGTAAATCTGCCCCAACAACAGGAGGAGTTAAGAAGCCACACAGATACAGGCCTGGAACTGTTGCACTTCGTGAAATCCGCAAGTACCAGAAGAGTACTGAACTGTTGATCAGGAAATTGCCGTTCCAAAGGCTTGTTCGTGAAATCGCTCAGGATTTCAAGACTGATTTGCGTTTCCAGAGCCACGCTGTGTTGGCTCTTCAGGAAGCAGCTGAAGCGTATCTTGTTGGTTTGTTTGAGGATACGAATTTGTGTGCTATTCATGCAAAGAGGGTTACCATCATGCCCAAGGATATTCAGCTTGCAAGGAGGATTAGGGGAGAAAGAGCTTAG
- the LOC132033687 gene encoding serine--tRNA ligase, chloroplastic/mitochondrial-like isoform X3, whose protein sequence is MKGKLEPSERQKLIEEGKNLKEELVTLEEDLLKLTDELQQEAQSIPNMTHPDVPLGGEDSSIVRKMVGRPAEFSFAVKDHVQLGKELDLFDFDAAAEVSGSKFYYLKNEAVLLEMGLVNWAVSEAMKRGFTPLTTPEIVRSSVVEKCGFQPRGTNTQVYSIENSDQCLIGTAEIPVGGIHMDSILSDSSLPLKYVAFSHCFRTEAGAAGAATRGLYRVHQFSKVEMFILCRPDESDSYHQELIEIEEQLFSSLGFHFKTLDMATEDLGAPAYRKFDVEAWMPGLGRYGEISSASNCTDYQSRRLGIRYRPESSHSSSSPKKGKNAAPTQFVHTLNATACAVPRMIVCLLENFQQEDGSVIIPEPLRPFMGGLQIIKPKHLQN, encoded by the exons ATGAAAGGAAAACTAGAACCCTCAGAGCGCCAGAAGCTCATAGAAGAAG GAAAGAATCTGAAGGAAGAACTTGTTACTTTGGAAGAAGACCTGCTCAAACTTACAGATGAGCTGCAGCAAGAAGCACAATCGATACCTAATATGACACATCCAGATGTGCCATTAGGAGGGGAAGATTCTTCAATAGTCAGGAAAATG GTTGGTCGGCCTGCTGAGTTTAGCTTTGCTGTTAAGGACCATGTCCAGCTGGGAAAAGAGTTAGATCTGTTTGATTTTGATGCTGCAGCTGAG GTCAGTGGGTCCAAATTCTATTACTTGAAGAATGAAGCAGTTCTTTTAGAGATGGGTCTTGTAAACTGGGCAGTTTCAGAGGCCATGAAAAGAGGTTTTACACCTCTGACAACTCCTGAGATTGTGCGGTCATCTGTGGTGGAAAAATGCGGATTTCAACCCCGTGGAACAAACACTCAG GTGTACTCCATCGAGAATAGTGATCAGTGCCTGATTGGCACCGCTGAGATTCCAGTAGGCGGAATACATATGGACTCCATTCTGTCTGATTCTTCATTACCTTTGAAATATGTGGCTTTCTCCCATTGCTTCCGAACTGAGGCTGGTGCTGCAGGAGCTGCAACTAG GGGACTTTATCGAGTTCACCAGTTCAGCAAGGTGGAAATGTTCATATTGTGCCGACCAGATGAAAGTGATTCATATCATCAAGAACTCATTGAAATTGAAGAACAGCTCTTCTCATCACTCGGATTTCATTTTAA GACATTGGACATGGCAACTGAGGATCTAGGTGCACCAGCATATCGTAAATTTGATGTGGAGGCCTGGATGCCAGGATTGGGCCGTTACGGTGAG ATATCAAGTGCATCAAATTGCACAGATTATCAAAGCCGTCGGCTGGGAATAAGGTATCGTCCCGAATCATCTCATTCATCATCAAGTcctaaaaaggggaaaaatgcAGCTCCAACACAGTTCGTTCACACACTAAATGCTACAGCATGTGCTGTTCCGCGAATGATAGTATGCTTGCTTGAGAATTTCCAGCAAGAAGATGGCTCAGTTATTATACCAGAGCCATTGAGACCATTCATGGGCGGGCTTCAGATTATTAAACCAAAACACCTACAGAACTGA
- the LOC132033690 gene encoding STOREKEEPER protein-like: MAKNHTEEEEESSSEEMEVSSPGNADSGSESESESEPEPEPKKPPVAAPKKPQPQSQQDSSSSTEEESDSESDPVPLTQKPNPVVKPIDETKKAVRSKPNASPMKKCTKRPVDDDDDVEAKEKESKRSKKKQQEKEIENPVKKTQTKAPNEDVKRQLFQRLWSEDDEIAILKGMIDYRSKKKADPVADLSAFHEFIKENLHVDVTKAQLQDKIRRLKKKYENNAGKEKKGKDRIFSKPHEQKGYELSKKIWGKEKNDKVENNVTASKDNGVLVEVKEEKKSEEVEKNVEVKHNLSLISVTKNVAEMEMWLVENCGVLSVEKRDEMKKKFTALNAVEFDLSSRRMKLIYEQEELVREAMRASGIHI; encoded by the coding sequence ATGGCTAAAAATCATaccgaagaagaagaagaatccaGCTCTGAGGAGATGGAAGTGTCTTCACCCGGTAACGCAGATTCCGGTTCAGAATCCGAATCCGAATCAGAACCCGAACCCGAACCGAAAAAACCACCAGTTGCCGCACCAAAGAAACCACAACCACAATCTCAACAAGATTCCTCTTCTTCTACAGAAGAAGAATCCGACTCCGAATCCGACCCGGTTCCGTTAACCCAGAAACCAAACCCGGTTGTAAAACCCATTGATGAAACAAAAAAAGCTGTCAGATCCAAACCAAATGCTTCTCCGATGAAGAAGTGTACTAAAAGGcctgttgatgatgatgatgatgttgaagcAAAGGAAAAAGAATCAAAGAGATCTAAGaagaaacaacaagaaaaagagATTGAAAATCCAGTGAAGAAAACACAAACAAAAGCACCCAATGAGGATGTAAAAAGGCAGTTGTTTCAGAGATTATGGAGTGAAGACGATGAAATTGCTATTTTAAAGGGTATGATTGATTACAGGTCAAAGAAAAAAGCTGATCCAGTTGCTGATTTAAGCGCGTTTCATGAATTTATTAAAGAGAATTTACATGTTGATGTAACTAAGGCTCAGTTGCAAGATAAGATTAGGAGGTTGAAAAAGAAGTATGAAAACAATGCTGGGAAAGAGAAGAAGGGAAAAGATAGGATTTTTTCGAAACCCCATGAGCAAAAAGGTTATGAATTGTCGAAAAAGATTTGGGGTAAAGAGAAAAATGATAAAGTGGAGAATAATGTAACTGCAAGTAAAGATAATGGGGTTCTTGTTGAAGtgaaggaagagaaaaagagtGAGGAGGTGGAAAAGAATGTGGAAGTTAAACAtaatttgagtttgatttcGGTTACGAAAAATGTTGCTGAGATGGAGATGTGGCTTGTTGAGAATTGTGGGGTGCTTAGTGTTGAGAAGAGGGATGAGATGAAGAAAAAGTTTACAGCTTTGAATGCAGTTGAGTTTGATTTGTCCTCGAGGAGAATGAAGTTGATTTATGAGCAGGAGGAACTGGTGCGCGAAGCTATGAGAGCTTCGGGGATTCATATCTAG